The following DNA comes from Etheostoma cragini isolate CJK2018 unplaced genomic scaffold, CSU_Ecrag_1.0 ScbMSFa_1740, whole genome shotgun sequence.
gttaaaatacaggggcataagtatacacccccctatgttaaaatacaggggcataagtatacacccccctatgtcaaattcccataaaggcagatttttattattaaaaggcaGTTATTCTATGGATtgggatactatgcatcctgataaaggaattaactctcccccccccctcccccttcaccatacctagagataggcatggtgttatttcagttagcctaacagctggtttgatttgcattgggagatgatcttatggaaagttctcCATGCCGacctctaggtatggtgaagggtctGTGATGATGGGGGACGACGTTTGTTGGTTTTGTCTAAAAACTTAATGCATTTCAATGGGAAAACTGCAACATCTCTGCCACAGTAAATGCTATCAACACCAAACCTGTGATGACTGTACGGCATGCCGCCCGGAGGCTGTGTGCCAAATTTGGCAAAGATAAGCCATTAGAccattttgggccattttatcCCTTCTGAGGTCGAGTGTGTCGTTTATGACGTCAAACGGCACTTCTGATTCATAACTTTGTAACTTAATAATATAACTAGTAGAAACATTATGTCTTTTGGAGTTAAAAGCTGACAGTGTCCCcgttctgctgatgtctttgttgtcttcctgtccctTACAGAAGGTTTTATATCCAGCCTAGCAGCCCAGAGTTTTTCGGTTCTATATTAATAGTTCTGTGCTATTAATCCATACTGTTACATGCAAGATTGatacactgtatgtaagaaTTACATACAGTGTATGCAGTTGTCCTTTATAGGAGTTATgatgttcaatatgtttatttttgcatggaTGACAAGTTTTTAGGTGTGTATATACACAGGGTTTGTACACCTTTTCCAAGGTcaaattcaagcactttcaaggtccattttacagttttttccaacACCTTGCACCACTGTAAATTACATACCAATACATAGTCAAAATTATTATTCAGGgattttgtcacattaaaagacataatgCTATATACAGACAAAACTGTGTTTCATAACTTTGTAGCTTAATAATATAACTAGTAGAAACATTCTGTCTTTTGTGACAGTGTCCCcgttctgctgatgtctttgttgtcttcctgtccctTACAGAAGGTTTTATATCCAGTCTAGAAGCCCAGAGTTTTTCGGGGTCGTTGTGCTATTAATCCGTACTGTTACATGCACCTCTCCATATATCCTGATATTTGCACCCCCACCGTTTCGCTTTGGGTTCCACTttcgtgccccccccccccccccccccccccccccccccccccccccccccgggtcGTTGAGGCTGACTTGCacggggaggcttggaccccgttgtaACTGATTGCAGTTCTAGTTTAACTATTGTTTGCTGAGTGGGACTGACTGGACTAAAGTGGGACAAAGTGTCTTAACCTGATTCTGAAAGTTGCACAcacctgtttcttttttaaatcattattaaaactgtattttggatttaatgtttttccttttctttcaccCTTTGTGTAGATATGGCTGCTGCAAACTATCTGCCATCTGAAGATCAGTTTCTGTGCTCCATCTGTCTGGATGTGTTCACTGATCCTGTCTCCACATCATGTGGACACAACTTCTGCAAAACCTGCATCACTAAACACTGGGATACTAATGACCAGTACCTGTGTCCGCTgtgtaaaaaggtttttgacAAAAAACCTGAGCTGCACGTCAACACTTTCATCTGTGAGATGGTCGCTCAGTTCAGACAGTCAGCTCAACAgaaagccagcagcagcagctcagagcaACAGGTGTCCAGACCAGGAGAAGTTCCCTGTGACGTCTGCACTGGAACCAAACTGAAGGCCCTGAAGTCCTGCCTGGTGTGTCTGGTCTCCTACTGTGAGACTCACCTGGAGCCTCATCTGACCATGTCAGGTCTGAAAAGACATCAGCTGATCGACCCTGTGGAGGACCTGGAAGGCAGGATGTGTACGGACCACGATAAACCTCTGGAGCTGTTCTGTAAGACCGACCAGACATGTGTCTGCATGCTCTGCACTGTTTTAGACCACAAGATGCATGATGTTGTTCCTCTGAAAGAAGAATATGAAGGAAAGAAGGCAGATCTGGAGGCTGAAATCCAGCAGATGATCCAGAAGAGACGACTGAAGATTCAGGAGATCAAACACTCAGTGGAGCTCAGTGAGGaagatgcagacagagagatagcagaAGGTGTTCAGGTCTTCACTTCTCTGAAGGAGTCTGTTGAGAGAGGCCTGAATGAGCTCATCAACACCAtcaaagagaagcagaaaaCTACAGAAAAACAGGCTGAAGCTTTCATCACAGAGCTGGAACAGGAAATCTCTGAGCTGATGAAGAGAAGCACTGAGGTGGAGCAGCTCTCACGCACTGAAGACCACCTCCATCTTCTCCAGGGGGTACAGTCCCTAAACACCAACCACCCTACACCCACCAAGGACTGGACAGAGGTCAGCGTCAGTCCATCATATGAGGGGACTGTGGTGAAAGCTGTGGTTCAGCTGGAGGAGACGCTCAGTAAAGAGATGAAGAAGCTGCTTGAGTCTGAGCTGAAGAGGGTCCAGCAGTATGCAGTGGATGTGACTCTTGATCCTGATACAGCACATCCTGATCTCATCCTGTCTGATGATGGGAAACAAGTGAATCTTGGTGATGTGAGGAAGAATCTCCCGGACAACCCAGAGAGATTTTCTCATTGTCCTTGTGTTTTAGGAAAACAGAGTTTCTCTTCAGGCAAATTTTACTTTGAGGTTCAAGTTAAAGGAAAGACTGGATGGGCTTTAGGAGTGGCCAGAGAGTCGATCAACAGGAAGGGAATAATCACACTGAGCCCTGAGCATGGTTACTGGACTATAGTGttgagaaatgaaaaaaatgagtactacgctgctgctgctgcccgtCCAGAACTTCTCTCGCTGAAGTCTCCTCCTCAGAAGGTGGGGGTGTTTGTGGACTATGAGGAGGGTCTGGTCTCCTTTTATGACGTAGATGCTGCAGCTCTTATCTACTCCTTTACTGGCTGCTCCTTCACTGAGAAACTCTTTTTATATCTTTGGCCTGGTAATAATGCTGGTGGTAAAAACTCTGCCCCTCTGATCATCTCTCCTGTCAGAGTCAACTAATCACTCATCTTATTTCAGGTATTCATATATTTCTATTCAAGGgaacaaatttacattttatgatttacATCTTATTTGTTTACAGaatctgttttctgtgtgattGATTTACACCTTATAATCAAGGTTTGTTGTGTCTACAGAACACAGTATTTGTCGTTGTTATCCCGGGTTTAACAAGTTAATGAATGTT
Coding sequences within:
- the LOC117940121 gene encoding E3 ubiquitin-protein ligase TRIM39-like — protein: MAAANYLPSEDQFLCSICLDVFTDPVSTSCGHNFCKTCITKHWDTNDQYLCPLCKKVFDKKPELHVNTFICEMVAQFRQSAQQKASSSSSEQQVSRPGEVPCDVCTGTKLKALKSCLVCLVSYCETHLEPHLTMSGLKRHQLIDPVEDLEGRMCTDHDKPLELFCKTDQTCVCMLCTVLDHKMHDVVPLKEEYEGKKADLEAEIQQMIQKRRLKIQEIKHSVELSEEDADREIAEGVQVFTSLKESVERGLNELINTIKEKQKTTEKQAEAFITELEQEISELMKRSTEVEQLSRTEDHLHLLQGVQSLNTNHPTPTKDWTEVSVSPSYEGTVVKAVVQLEETLSKEMKKLLESELKRVQQYAVDVTLDPDTAHPDLILSDDGKQVNLGDVRKNLPDNPERFSHCPCVLGKQSFSSGKFYFEVQVKGKTGWALGVARESINRKGIITLSPEHGYWTIVLRNEKNEYYAAAAARPELLSLKSPPQKVGVFVDYEEGLVSFYDVDAAALIYSFTGCSFTEKLFLYLWPGNNAGGKNSAPLIISPVRVN